One window from the genome of Osmerus eperlanus chromosome 1, fOsmEpe2.1, whole genome shotgun sequence encodes:
- the rbl1 gene encoding retinoblastoma-like protein 1: MRGDESDSDSGRMDESSVRTSLDALCQELNMDEETATEAMQNFAAIWNTYTLEGEVVHWLACALYAACRKNCTPTVGQGLMEGNCVSLTRILRTAKLSLLQFFSKMQKWLEMTSLPQDFRLRVGRLERNFEVSTVIFRKFEPIFMDMFQNPQGEPTRQPRSRKHRRQPCHVSDVFRFCWTLFVYTKGNFRMIGDDLVNSYHLLLCCLDLVFNNALLCSNSKDLINPLFRGLPGVCSESQAPGLQGGVMEAGPGMEPPSVMEAGPGMEPPSVMEAGPGMEPPSVMERLCELHDGLVMEAKGIREHYFKPYITRLYQRGILQGNEEQLTQLLDPPNFTDNNKSVNREYEEYVLTVGDFDERVFLGTDADEEIGTPRKTGPAPSPAHGQLSARKQVESNLQQHFDKTGSLAPSTPLTGRRYLKEKEQLVTPVSSATQSVSRLQSMVAGLRPAPSPALINICRSCSRDPLENVQTRIKTLGDAFKQHYTHDTHLLPGSHMDFAEKRLRLGEILYYKVLENVMLQETRRLHGKDMAVLLEQDMFHCSLLACCLEVVLFSYSSPRTFPWIISIFKLPAFYFFKVIEVFIRAEEGLSRDMVKHLNSVEEQVLESRAWTASSALWGALQADGNKVPTVEEVNFPGSFDTGCGSSGPAHLPLVALSPIVHPRIREFRSALGSARKDVPPSPLSVHDRYSSPAAGSAKRRLFGDEPPPRPPGHLAPPAHSPLAPPAHSPLASPAKRLSFSPGAMLKIDSPTLLMSSPNSQTLTFPLQGLKTNGGGITLIQSGPITAQILLTASPSHPSPAPQPSATRPRRTGSLALFFRKVYHLASVRLRDLCVKLDISPELRGKIWTCFEHSLVHCSSLMRDRHLDQILLSAVYIISKITKEPHTFQDIMKCYRSQPQASSQVYRSVLLCHKEKPDEHMEVEPTTGVTEKANQENREECPSQSEEERGDLIQFYNTIYVLKMKSFALRYATLGNDSRMEAPPPLSPFPSVRAQPLSPRRVSQKHTLYVSPHKPPHCPPPSSAYTYRINGSPSKELSDINRMIRQGGGAQGGVAPPSRKRAFSMEGDYADASPSKRACDSSEDVLLRRLQDVVSERKHH, from the exons ggaGAGGTGGTCCACTGGCTGGCGTGTGCGCTGTACGCAGCCTGCAGGAAGAACTGCACTCCCACTGTGGGTCAGGGCTTGATGGAGGGGaactgtgtgtctctcacccGCATCCTCCGGACTGCCAAACTCAG TCTGCTGCAGTTCTTCAGTAAGATGCAGAAATGGCTGGAGATGACCAGCCTGCCTCAGGACTTCAGGCTGCGCGTAGGCAGGCTGGAGCGCAACTTCGAGGTTTCCACGGTGATCTTCAGGAAGTTTGAGCCCATCTTCATGGACATGTTCCAGAACCCCCAGGGAGAGCCCACACGCCAGCCCCGCAGCAGGAAACACAG ACGGCAGCCGTGTCATGTGAGTGACGTGTTTCGCTTCTGCTGGACTCTGTTCGTCTACACGAAAG ggaactTCAGGATGATAGGTGATGACCTGGTGAACTCATATCATCTGCTGCTCTGCTGTCTGGACCTGGTGTTCAACaacgctctgctctgctccaacAGCAAAGACCTCATCAACCCTCTCTTCAgag ggctgCCGGGCGTGTGCAGCGAGAGCCAGGCCCCAGGCCTGCAGGggggtgtgatggaggctggTCCTGGGATGGAGCCTCCCAGCGTGATGGAGGCTGGTCCTGGGATGGAGCCTCCCAGCGTGATGGAGGCTGGTCCTGGGATGGAGCCTCCCAGCGTGATGGAGCGGCTGTGTGAGTTACATGACGGGCTCGTGATGGAAGCCAAGGGGATCCGGGAACATTACTTCAAACCCTACATCACACGGCTGTaccagagaggg ATCCTGCAGGGGAATGAGGAACAGCTGACACAGCTGCTGGATCCACCCAACTTCACAGACAACaa taagTCGGTGAATAGGGAGTATGAGGAGTACGTATTGACTGTGGGGGACTTTGACGAGCGAGTGTTTCTGGGCACCGACGCCGATGAAGAAATCGGAACCCCTCGCAAGAccggccccgcccccagccccgcccacgGACAGCTGTCTGCTCGCAAGCAGGTGGAGAGCAACCTGCAGCAGCACTTTGACAAG ACCGGCTCTCTGGCGCCCTCTACCCCCCTGACGGGGCGGCGCTACCTGAAAGAGAAGGAGCAGCTGGTGACGCCCGTGTCCTCAGCCACGCAGAGTgtcagcaggctgcagagcatGGTGGCCGGCCTGCGGCCCGCGCCCAGCCCCGCCCTCATCAACATATGCAG gtccTGCTCCAGAGACCCTCTAGAGAACGTCCAGACCAGAATAAAGACGCTCGGAGACGCCTTCAAACAGCActacacacacgacacacacctgctgcctgGATCACACatgg ACTTTGCGGAGAAGCGTCTGCGCCTGGGGGAGATCCTGTACTACAAGGTCCTGGAGAACGTCATGCTGCAGGAGACGCGCAGGCTCCACGGCAAGGACATGGCT gttcTGCTGGAGCAGGACATGTtccactgctctctgctggcCTGCTGCCTGGAGGTAGTGCTGTTCTCCTACAGCTCCCCCAGAACCTTCCCCTGGATCATCAGCATCTTCAAGCTGCCTGCTTTCTACTTcttcaag gtGATTGAGGTGTTCATCAGGGCGGAGGAGGGTCTGTCCAGGGACATGGTGAAGCATCTGAActctgtggaggagcaggtgctggagagcagagcctggaccgcctcctccgccctctgGGGGGCGCTGCAGGCCGACGGCAACAAGGTCCCTACcgtggaggag gtaaaCTTCCCGGGCAGCTTTGACACGGGCTGCGGCAGTTCTGGCCCCGCCCACCTGCCCCTGGTCGCCCTGTCCCCCATCGTCCACCCGCGCATACGAGAGTTCCGCTCCGCCCTGGGCAGCGCccgcaaag acgtccccccctcccctctctccgtccatgACCGCTACAGCTCGCCTGCGGCCGGCAGCGCCAAGAGACGGCTGTTTGGGGACgagcccccccccaggcccccggggcacctggccccccctgcccacagccccctggccccccctgcccacagccccctggcctcccctgcTAAGAGGCTGAGCTTCAGCCCCGGGGCCATGCTGAAGATAGACAGCCCCACCCTGCTCATGTCCTCTCCCAACAGCCAGACGCTCACCTTCCCCCTGCAAG GTTTAAAGACCAACGGAGGTGGAATCACACTGATCCAGTCTGGCCCAATCACGGCTCAGATCCTGCTGACCGCCTCCCCCAGCCACccaagccccgccccccagccAAGCGCTACGCGTCCAAGACGCACCGGGTCCCTAGCGCTGTTCTTcaggaag GTGTACCACCTGGCCAGTGTGCGTCTGAGAGACCTGTGTGTGAAGCTGGACATCTCCCCGGAGCTGAGGGGGAAGATCTGGACCTGCTTCGAGCACTCCCTGGTCCACTGCTCCTCCCTCATGAGGGACCGACACCTggaccagatcctgctctccgCCGTCTACATCATCTCCAAG atcaCCAAAGAGCCTCACACCTTCCAGGATATCATGAAGTGCTACCGTAGCCAACCACAGGCCAGCAGTCAG gtgtatcGTAGTGTACTGCTTTGTCACAAAGAGAAACCTGACGAGCACATGGAAGTGGAACCCACGACAggag TCACAGAGAAAGCCAATCAGGAGAACCGAGAGGAGtgtcccagccaatcagaggaggaGCGTGGTGACCTCATCCAGTTCTATAACACCATCTACGTTCTGAAGATGAAGAGCTTCGCCCTGCGCTATGCCACACTTGGCAACGACTCCAGg AtggaggcccctccccctctgtctccgttCCCGTCCGTGCgagcccagcccctctccccccgccgGGTCTCCCAGAAGCACACCCTCTACGTCTCCCCCCACAAGCctccccactgcccccccccctcctccgcctacACCTACCGCATCAACGGCAGTCCCTCCAAG GAGCTGAGTGACATTAACAGGATGATCCGTCAGGGGGGCGGGGCCCAGGGGGGTGTGGCCCCGCCCAGCAGGAAGAGGGCGTTCTCTATGGAAGGCGACTACGCGGACGCGTCCCCCTCCAAGCGAGCGTGTGACAGCAGCGAGGACGTGTTGCTACGACGACTGCAGGACGTGGTGTCTGAGAGGAAGCACcactga